Proteins encoded in a region of the Streptomyces sp. PCS3-D2 genome:
- a CDS encoding metalloregulator ArsR/SmtB family transcription factor: MKYGERQNEAPQGELTTGERSTRNRVARSILDHGPSTVADLAQRLGLTQAAVRRHLDTLVADDVVEARERRVYGARTRGRPAKVFALTDCGRDAFDQSYDTLAADALRWIAQSVGGGEQGEAAVAAFARARMEAQAQTYREAVEAAAPGGRAEALAKALTQDGYAATAKSAPGPHSGEQLCQHHCPVAHVAEQFPQLCEAETEVFSRLLGTHVQRLATIAHGDGVCTTFIPRSAGTTQTDTSVSASTAGRNPA; encoded by the coding sequence GTGAAATACGGCGAACGGCAGAACGAGGCCCCCCAGGGGGAGCTCACCACCGGGGAGCGGTCAACCCGCAACCGGGTGGCGCGCTCGATCCTGGACCACGGCCCGTCCACCGTCGCCGACCTCGCGCAGCGCCTCGGCCTCACCCAGGCCGCCGTCCGCCGCCACCTCGACACGCTCGTCGCCGACGACGTGGTCGAAGCCCGTGAGCGGCGTGTGTACGGAGCGCGGACCCGGGGTCGGCCCGCCAAGGTCTTCGCGCTCACCGACTGCGGCCGCGACGCCTTCGACCAGTCCTACGACACGCTCGCCGCGGACGCCCTGCGCTGGATCGCGCAGTCCGTCGGCGGCGGCGAGCAGGGCGAGGCGGCCGTCGCCGCCTTCGCCAGGGCCCGGATGGAAGCGCAGGCGCAGACCTACCGGGAGGCCGTCGAGGCGGCCGCCCCCGGGGGTCGCGCGGAGGCCCTTGCCAAGGCGTTGACGCAGGACGGGTACGCTGCTACGGCGAAGAGCGCTCCCGGTCCGCACAGCGGTGAACAGCTCTGCCAGCACCACTGCCCGGTCGCCCACGTGGCCGAGCAGTTCCCGCAGCTCTGCGAGGCGGAGACCGAGGTCTTCTCACGCCTGCTCGGGACGCACGTGCAGCGCCTCGCCACGATCGCCCATGGCGACGGAGTGTGCACGACGTTCATTCCGCGCAGCGCGGGCACCACACAGACCGACACATCAGTATCTGCAAGTACGGCCGGGAGGAACCCCGCATGA
- the sufB gene encoding Fe-S cluster assembly protein SufB, with the protein MTTETAHPELDGLGTYEYGWADSDAAGAAAKRGLSEDVVRDISAKKSEPEWMLNLRLKGLRLFDKKPMPMWGSDLSGIDFDNIKYFVRSTEKQAASWEDLPEDIKNTYDKLGIPEAEKQRLVAGVAAQYESEVVYHQIREDLEEQGVIFLDTDTALKEHPELFQEYFGTVIPVGDNKFASLNTAVWSGGSFIYVPKGVHVDIPLQAYFRINTENMGQFERTLIIVDEDAYVHYVEGCTAPIYSSDSLHSAVVEIIVKKGGRCRYTTIQNWSNNVYNLVTKRAVAYEGATMEWIDGNIGSKVTMKYPAVYLMGEHAKGETLSIAFAGEGQHQDAGSKMVHMAPNTSSNIVSKSVARGGGRTSYRGLVEIGEGAAGSKSNVLCDALLVDTISRSDTYPYVDVREDDVTMGHEATVSKVSDDQLFYLMQRGLTEFEAMAMIVRGFVEPIAKELPMEYALELNRLIELQMEGSVG; encoded by the coding sequence ATGACCACGGAGACCGCTCACCCTGAGCTCGATGGCCTGGGCACCTATGAATACGGCTGGGCCGACTCCGACGCGGCCGGTGCCGCCGCCAAGCGGGGTCTGTCCGAGGACGTCGTCCGCGACATCTCGGCGAAGAAGTCCGAGCCGGAGTGGATGCTGAACCTCCGCCTCAAGGGCCTGAGGCTGTTCGACAAGAAGCCCATGCCGATGTGGGGCTCCGACCTCTCGGGCATCGACTTCGACAACATCAAGTACTTCGTGCGCTCCACCGAGAAGCAGGCCGCTTCCTGGGAGGACCTGCCCGAGGACATCAAGAACACGTACGACAAGCTCGGTATCCCGGAGGCGGAGAAGCAGCGCCTCGTCGCCGGTGTCGCGGCCCAGTACGAGTCCGAGGTCGTCTACCACCAGATCCGTGAGGACCTGGAGGAGCAGGGCGTGATCTTCCTCGACACGGACACCGCGCTCAAGGAGCACCCGGAGCTCTTCCAGGAGTACTTCGGCACGGTCATCCCGGTCGGCGACAACAAGTTCGCGTCGCTGAACACCGCGGTGTGGTCCGGCGGCTCGTTCATCTACGTCCCCAAGGGTGTCCACGTGGACATCCCGCTCCAGGCCTACTTCCGCATCAACACGGAGAACATGGGCCAGTTCGAGCGGACGCTGATCATCGTCGACGAGGACGCCTACGTCCACTACGTCGAGGGCTGCACCGCCCCGATCTACTCCTCGGACTCCCTGCACAGCGCCGTCGTCGAGATCATCGTGAAGAAGGGCGGCCGCTGCCGCTACACGACGATCCAGAACTGGTCGAACAACGTCTACAACCTGGTCACCAAGCGCGCCGTGGCGTACGAGGGCGCGACCATGGAGTGGATCGACGGCAACATCGGTTCCAAGGTCACCATGAAGTACCCGGCCGTGTACCTGATGGGCGAGCACGCCAAGGGCGAGACCCTGTCCATCGCCTTCGCGGGCGAGGGACAGCACCAGGACGCCGGCTCCAAGATGGTCCACATGGCGCCGAACACCTCCTCGAACATCGTCTCGAAGTCGGTGGCCCGTGGCGGTGGCCGCACCTCCTACCGCGGTCTGGTCGAGATCGGCGAGGGCGCCGCCGGTTCCAAGTCCAATGTGCTGTGCGACGCGCTGCTGGTGGACACGATCTCCCGCTCGGACACGTACCCGTACGTCGACGTCCGCGAGGACGACGTGACGATGGGCCACGAGGCGACCGTCTCCAAGGTCTCCGACGACCAGCTCTTCTACCTCATGCAGCGCGGCCTCACCGAGTTCGAGGCCATGGCCATGATCGTGCGCGGCTTCGTCGAGCCGATCGCGAAGGAGCTGCCCATGGAGTACGCGCTGGAGCTCAACCGGCTGATCGAGCTGCAGATGGAGGGCTCGGTCGGCTGA